TATTCCTCGGCGTCAACATGGTTTCTTATCACGTGAGTGTAAACTTGTCTTGTCTAGGTCTTTAACTCAAAAGCTCTTGTTTTATTCTTTCTTCAAATCCCCGTTTTATTTGCTGAATTGTCCCTTTAATTTATTCTGAAATTGTGGACCTCCCATGGCCTTTCTTTAATCCCAGTTGCTTAGGAGGTCGATCAAACAAGATAACTAGAAAGGAAACAACAAAAGATTAGATATGTTTAAATGCTTTAATGATTTGTTAATTGTTTTCGAAGCCCATGGTCAGCGCCTGATGCGCTCTAGATTCTCCGGGAAATGGAAATTTTTTGTTGCTTTCTTCTCCTTACTTTATTCTCTCTTTCTCAATGTATGTGTGTTTAAGGCTTTAACTCATTAAATTATTATAGGCTAACAGTGAGGGTAATATGAATATCCGGTCAACATGTCTCTCTATGCCTCACTTGCAATGGTGTCAAATGCTTTGGGTTTTATTCCATATTCCATGTGTTTGTCTTATAACAACAATTAATTCCAACTCTCCTTTCTTtatttcttccttctttttttttattgtattcaTCAAATCTttcaaactatatatattttttgaaaatatatcaTTTTCCCAGAACGACAACCCCCATTATCATAATCAAGAGTTTTAGGTTTTGCTGTTTGACAAATAGTTCTGGCATCGTCACAGATTCAGTACCATTTAAATTGATCTCAccgatttatttatttgcttaattgatatatatatgggTAGTTTTCAGCACCTTCTTCAAATGGTAGCTGTGATTTTATTTTCATTGTGGTACGTAGCTTTGATTttataatgtataaatatattttaattataacgATGATGTTTATATGAAGAAACGATGGATGCAGTGCGAATCAAGAAAGAAACAGTCGACAtattaattaccaaaattattTGCTGCAGGTAATTGCCTGTCTACTATTGATAGAAACAAAATTTAAACGGGCTAACCATAGCTTGTTCATAGCATGTACCTAACCATGTCCCGAGATGCCAGATATCCATGGATGGTCATCCCTCACCAATTTGTAAATCACGTGCCATCCTAATCAACCCAATAATTAAAAGTGAAGAGAAGAGTCCAACACGAAAGACCAAAAAATATCTGCAACTCATGGAAAAACAGAGCTCCTTTTTGGTTTCATTCTTTTGATACTAACTACAGTGTCTTGAAGATTAAAAAAGATGTCTATTTCCAATTGGAAGAATATTAGCTTCTTCATGGTGATTCGTGAGATTAGGTTAAGAGGGTATGCATGTGTTGCTTTGAAATatgaacatatatttatataaatatcacCTTCTCCCACTCTTTATAGAGTAATTGTTGGGGGAGAGAATAGATAAAAGAGACAAAAGAGAAAGGAAGGAATCACCGAAATCAACGCCGTTTAGGCTGACGTGCACCACGACATTACATCACATATACAagcagaatatatatatatataaagcagaATATAGAAACGCCCCGTTGCTGCCGCTGCCTGGCTCCCAAACCCACGTCCCTTCCGTTGCTTtctgtagaattttcttctgccTTAATTTGTATCGCATTTGATGCCCTTGCATGTACAAATGAATAATGAAACACTACTGTAactctttatttatttaacatcTTAATCACATGCCATAACACATTAATTTACTAACAACTAGAGTATAAGCCTCATTTCATATATATTACATGTGGTGgggaagttaaaaaattttaagagtaTGGAATTAAactgtatatttttacgataataaaatataattttatcattttaatagtttatatttttataattattaaaaaattaaattaaatttttaacattttgaggagataaaatgtaattttaacattactaatttaaaattttataaataataaaaggtttaaataaaaattttctattttagagggAGCAGGCCCTATCAGTCCCCTAGTTCCACCACTAATTACATacatgaattattatttggtgtattaataaattttgtaaCATCAATAGAcacaataattttaatttttaatattttaaacatcaATTAATTACCCTCCATATATATTTAGAATAAGTGGGATTggtattataaataaataaaataagggtTTTACTTAATACAAAAGctgtgaaaagaaaaagagttagccaaaactaataattaaaaagttCAACAATTGATGAATGATAGTgtaagaaataaaaaagagaggAGGATGGGTAGgcaaactgttttttttttttgtgtgtgtgtaaagggaaaaagagagggttccaaagcaaaagaaaaaagagtttaGAGAAGAGAACAAAGTATTGATAAAGTCAAATAAATACTATTATACACCTCCATTTACTAAGGCGAATGAAGTCAGACCCTACGCAACCCTAACACaaatcattaatttattaattttagccGCTGTTGAAACCAGCTCAAACTAATAAAATAAGACTTGAAAACGATTTCCGACCTTGAGACTTGAAATCTTATCATTTTCTTACACCATATCTATTGTACATAGATTTGGATTCTGATCTTGGTGTTACTATCCTACACTAGAGCCCTCACTGATTGGTTTCGTCAACTATACCCACAGGTCAGCTTGGCCATTCTCGATAACATCAAGATAGCGAAATAAACTACTGACTATATGATAACAGAAGAAACCAAAATTAATTTGATGATCATTTTTCTCAATGCTTACTGCATGCTTTCGTCTGTTGAAACATCAGATGAATTAGAATTGGTTGCAGTAATTAATTTTATGGTCTTAGGACAGTCGACGCTATGTACTAAATAGAAAGTCATGAATGTGAAAATGAAGCAATggccaaaatttataaataaataaataaaaaagcatTGAAGACCATTCTATTCTGGTCATTTATGTGGGTGTCTCAATCTGTGTCATAAGAGGGACTTCATCGGGTGAAGTAGTGTGAGCTGAAGCCGATGGATGGATTCAAGATTCCTGGCCATTTGGCCAAACTAGAAACCTATGCTATCCCCCTTCTCTCTGCCACAATGAATGTTGAATAGTTGGACCAGAATGTTTGTTGAGCCAATCAAAGTTTttcacttattttattattactactactattattatttgtaaaatgaTGTATGTTTCGTTTTAaaccttttgatttttttttcttgaaaaactAAACATCATATAATTTTgaataacatttttataattattttagatatatgataaatttagcccttaatatttatatattttattaatttagtttttattctttaaatttaaatttgacatttaacattttaaaattggtcaaatttgactatcaaactttcaaaaagaatcaaattattactttttaaaagaaatattgactaaaatattaaatatttaaacatgcACGACCACCTGCCTAGcaataatttcattttcaaaattttgaatatttttatatctttaaaattatttcttatttGGCACATAAGATAAATAGTATAATGTTAGAATAAAATGCACATGAACTATCACCCGGGTTACCACGCCAAcatcactaaaaaaattaatgttttagccaatgttttcgttaaaaaaataatttgattcttttgaaaagattaatggtcaaatttagctaaaaaataaataattgataaaTTGATAAAAGAACGTAAGCATTGAGAACTAAATTTATCATAGCATTTCTAAAAAGTaaatgagtgactaaaatgaaaacttattaatGTTAGGTGAATAAATTGAGTATATAGAATTAATGAGgcgaccaaaatgaaaacttattaaaattgGATCACTAAAATGAAAAAAGCTATTAATGGCAGTGTCAATTTACACTCTCTTTTTTTTATGCtcaaaatgaaaactttcaaaaattgaaacaCCAACTATgtggtttatttttttattaaaataacaaaaaaataaatagaagaaGATGGTAACGACTCAGAATATACCATGAACAGAAAAAAAAACCTGATGTAGCTGAGCAATTAATCAAACAAAAAGGAAGGATGCATGCATGCAGCAAATGTAAATGGTCACATTGTTAAAAagcattctttaaaaaaaaaatccagaaAGCGAAGAGATACTGTAAATTAGGTATGGCAGGCGGTGGTATATAATAGGGTTAAAAGTTTCGTATAGAACATGTCGAGTATTtgcaattttttataatattgaattcaaacatgcaaattaagttttcaattttAACAGACAGCTATATTAATAGAATAAAAAGCAAAGAAACTTGAAGAAGGATTGTTGTTTTGTACATCAGATGACCCACGTTTCAGGGAGCTCATGTGCCCGATATCAGTACTTTGTTGGGATTTAACAGTGGCCAATTGAAAATTCGACCCATCTAACTTAAATGGAAACATTCTGTTTTTGGGTTTCATTTGTTTAGTGAAAACTTAATTGTCTTAAGAAAAGGGTATTGTGAAGGCTAAAATCAAACGTAGTGAAAAATGGAAGTTAGATTGTATTGCATCTTGATGACCTCATGCACAAACCAATATATTTGTCAtagcatttatttaatttaattatctgcTGAGGCCAATTTGAAGGAagtaataaatttgttttttGTTATAGTGTTACCGGCAGGTACCTTGTCAACATTCTCGTGACACTGTCCTTTTTGGAccacattttattttaaatttcttattttggTCCAAAAAAACAAAAGCTTGATGTTTTTCTCTCTTCAAATTTCCTTCCGTTTGTAATATGGTCAGAAAGTATGCTCTTTTTCCCCTTAGTAAAATGTCAAAGTAGTCATTAATAGCATGTGAGAAAATTAAAGTGAGAATGTCAACATCAAGTAATTAAAATTCTCTACATTTCACTTTCAGGAAGGAATAAAAACAACCCCCCATGATGCGTTTCAGAGTTGGTCCTGAATTCcgttgaaaaagaaaaactatttATGAACATTTTCCATACCATATTCCTTTGTAAAATGATATCAAGACTGAATAAGTTGATATTAGAATAGTGTATTGCAAATAAGTTGATTTGGTAACTTCATGAAACGATAATTAAAAAGATGGTTCAACAATTTGAGACATTCTATACAATTTCTAAATGGAGTGTGCTAGGTCAAGTCTTTTGGAAATTCTAACCTCTTTAACTTATCTctctatattatttcatttataaaaactccataaattcaatatttttttaaaaaatttaatatataactaCGTGGATAATTGAAATaagaattatatttaaatgtttatataaAGGACACGAAGAGTATAAATACCCTATTTAACTTCTATTATGATGGATTGAATatctttcataaaaaaaatttgtagaaaCATAAGACGATTTTTTCTAAGAAAACCCCAACGAAAAATACATATTGTATAGGCCCAAATTTGACTAAGCCCAATAGACCAACTAAAAGACCAACCTAACCCCATTACATTAGCCCAATCTCAAACTTATCTCAACaagcccaaaattaaatcaccaaccctagcccaatacattttttaaaaaaacaaaaaaaaagaaaagtgaaaaaccTTAAAAACTAGCTAGCCACCGCCCTAGGGCCAACTACCCTCTGCCACCACCTGCTCCACCACCACGGTCGCATCACCACCGCCCACTTGCACCTGCAAAGTAAGTGAAGAAGGGAcagataatataaaataaaggaGAGAGAAGAGGGAAAGCATGTAACTTGGCTTTAAAAAACCAAGCCTAAATCAGAAAAGGATTCGGCAATTTCTTTTCTCGGCTAATACAAAATATTAGGCAGTCTTTTATCAACAAGAAACAGATTTAAACATAAGCATAAAAtcatagcaaaaaaaaaaacacagaaggaagttcaaatatttcaaatcaaaggtttatctattttctttttatttttcctttttttggacCTATTTATACATATCTTtctctattttatattttaaaaacagCATATACGTACATAtttatagacaaaaaaaaaatatatgaaaatcttACCCTTTTTCggtttccggccaccgtgtacgaTGGCCGGCGCGGTGGACGGCGTCGTTCCGATGACTGGACCCATGAGCGGCGCAGGTGCCCCAGCAGAGAAAAAGAGGAAGGGActtcttgagttttttttttaattttcagtaGAAATGAccctttttttgttaaaattagtttatatataaggataaaacgacgtagttttaaTGGGACTTTCGAGAtcacaaaacggcgccgtttggccCTCAACCCGCACaggcgacccgacccgctaggggatccgcgcgtttttggaccaagggtctatttgcgcccttggtccttccgcttttgaggcTATTTTAATGTGGTCCTTTTCCTGTTTTCCAATTTCGCCACAATCTATTCACTTTGTTTCAATTGAACCCTTGAACCTTTTAACAGATAAACATCtgaacggtgtcgttttgggtaCTGGAATATTTCCCCATATGGCCCCTATCCTTTCGCGCGTGTTgcatttagtccctatattttcgTCCCATCTCGATTTGtcccaaaattttcaattaaacttCAATTTCGTCCTTTTCGCTTTTATTCTATTATacttttaactcaaaattttccttCTAATTCCAATTCAACCCCTagtctatttgatttcatttttttttattgtttcatgtattatttaattaatttattcatttgtttTCAAGTTTTGATTAAACCGTTTATtggtatttatgttttatttatattttttttattatacattcattttatattttttaacttacATGCATTTTTATATTCGTTCATTTTGTTTTATCCTCTATTATTGTTATACTTttacttacatatattttatgttcttttattatggttatcattataatttattcatttacttatttattactttgtggtaaatttaatattatctattattattattattattattatcatttatattcatcatcattattgttattactattattattattttttaccactattatttatattcactatttctattattattattattattattattattattattttaaatcactgttattattttttactatttaatatgttattattattactaaattttttattatcattatcactATGGTATTATTACGATTAGTAGACTTTCAtctatatttattttatctaatttatctacctatatttttattattattatattttaaagtatCCTACCTctattactatttattattattactaccattgttattattactattatattattattatattattttacctATTCCTCTCTAAATGCACTGATTTACTTTTACTCCTCATTCAaattatatattctttatttacatatatacatacttttgCACGTCATtccaaactttaaaatatttattacttatattattactattaatattattattattattatcattattatcattactgTACTAtcttttttttatggttttacgTAATGTTTATTTATCTACTAATAATTCTTCTTAATTCTAAATATTTCTTAGTTTAttcattatttcctttttattcatttattttatttttgttcttatcatcattattattcaTATTCATCTCTATGTTCCTCCTGCTGTGTTTGTTAATACCGAAATTCGTATTCATTTATGCGTTCTTTATTATCTCATTTTATTACGAACTTATGACATACTAACTTTTACCCAATCCAAGATTAATTCTTTTATAAAGGCAATGTtccgtgtttggaaattcgagaaaatcattccctaacttactgggtttcgactttttctcatttaacctaaataacgaaACATTCTTTTAAACCGCAATAAGAGTTTtgaataaaatgcttactctttgAGATTCGAGGTGTCGTTCCCCAACTTACCGGATATGACATCttattacctcgagataagatcTTTTGTAAACAAAGGTAATGTTcggtatttggaaattcgagaaaacttgccctaacttactgggtttcgacttttcttgTTTACCCTAAATAACCGGACATCCTTTTTTAAAAGggttaaaatacatgaattttaaataaaggcaagTTCATTCTCAAAGTTTGAGAtgccgtgtcctaacttactggacgtgACATTTTCGAGATGAGAGGGTCTTTAACATCCGTTTTAATTTATTCGATCATTTTTATATCAGCAttaatacaaagagggatcgtattttaaattctttcaagttttcaaatcttcgacactaagacactaattaatcaactaggtaccaattttgggcgtatcgagggtgctaatccttcctcgtgcgtaaccgactcccgaacctattttcttgatttgcgtggaccaaaatcgttgtttaaataaatcaaaccatttattaaaaacaaccacttttataAGGTGACCCGAttacacctcatcaaaaaggattggtggcgactcccgttttttgttttcattttcaaaacaagccgacctattttttcaaaaaaaatagttACGACACATACTATTCCCTCCTTTCTGTCGAATCGATCACAACCACTGCCTACATTTAAAAAAATCGTGCACCACAAATAGGAACTAATAAAGAGGCCTGCGATCCCATAGAAAGACATCACGATTCTTTATGGAAAGAAAAACTATTTGCTGAGACgggaataaaaatatcaaattcctATCAAGATAACTAGAAGTTCCAACTAATAAAAACCCtaatgaaccaaaaaaaaaaagaagataaaggCCTAGCAGaacttactttttttttcaagatCCCACAATAAATTCTATCCATATAGATTCTGATCAACAGCTTATACATATTAGATCCAATTGCATTTTATTCGAATTGagagaataacaaaaaaaaaatcgacTTTACGTTTTTGTTTCCGAAATAACTCTCATCAACTAGTACTATTTAATTTCCGAAAGTTGTTTAATTATCATAAcgtatttattttaataagataatagatattatatttttatataaaataaaaatgatgcatAGATTTGAATTGTCTCTTTTTGGTTTTCTTATCAATTTTGGTTCATCTCAAATCAACATTTACAcagtaaatactaaataatacaATACATAAAATTGTATGGCATAGCTTAATCTTTTACCCCTCAATTATCACAGGTACCAAAACAGAGAAAAAGAATGACACGTTTTACCATTTaaaacatgttaatatttttaatgaagcaattttattacttaaatttaaaTATCCATCTTTTATCATTGCTGTCTAGCCCAAAAGCCCAAATAGAGGCTTCAAGGCGTATTCCAGGCTCGTAGTGTAACGGGTTCTTTAGCGTCCCTTTTAACAGGTTCCTCAATCGAAATTTGTTGAGGAGACAAACGAAGCATCACCGGTTTGCGATCAGATTGAGACTCGCAAAAAATCACAGGAAAAAACATGACGATGTTTCACTTCTTCAACTGTGCAATACTCGCCTTCGGTCCTCACGCCGTCTACTACTCCGCCACTCCCTTGTATGTTCCGCCTCCCTTTTTACTCGATTCTTTATCTGGTTTTCGGGTAATCTgtgatttatttcttttaatgatGTCTTTAATTTATTAATTCTCCACGAAAGTGAGCTCTAATTAGAGAATTTAAACTTCGATCTGTTTGTTCAAACTAGGAAAATATTTTATCGAGGGAAATGATTCTGGTTTTTTAGGGAATAAAAATCTCCCTGCAATAAGAAAAaatgagcaaaattagtactgaAAAAAGGTTAAAAAGAGTATGATTAAAATGTTCGACGGCTTTAGTTTGGAACTAATTAGATTTAGTAGAAAATTTATACTGTTATGTAGTTGATTTTTTGAGAATTTGGTTAGTTAAATTTGTTGAacgaaattgttatttatctACTAAATtatagtattatgtatatatatatatcagttgACTTAATAGTGAATCATGTTGATGCAGATCAGAGTATGATACTCTTGGTACCTCTGTAAAAGCCGCTCTTGTTTATCTTGGAACAGCTTTGGTGAAGGTCTGTCCAGCTTGTAAATATCTTTGTCGCTGAACTCTGTGCTAGATTTCAATCTTATTCGTGTTTATACCTAGTGTTTTTGATGGttaatttgttttgtttctttatgGTGGCAGCTCGTTTGCCTTGCAACATTTTTGCAGGTGTCTGAAAATGATGGCTTTGATCCATACCAGGTATTTCCATTTTCTAGTTTCAGAAATGGGAATTACATGGAGGAATGTAAAAATTGCTCTAGTTATACATGATTTCAAGTTTTTATTGTGTTTTGTGGCAGTTTGATTTTATTTACTGTTGTGGTTAGTTCGAAGATGATGTTATTAGCTAGAAAATAATGTGAGAACTTTTACTTCTTTCTTGGCTGCATTTGCATATGGGTGCGTTAGAGATATCGGTTGTTATACCGCATGAGTCATTATAAATAATCTATATATTTCAAACTTATGGAGAAATTTGTTGGTTATACATTTCAGGAACTTTTGAAAGCACTGATTGGTTTTATAGATGTTGCTGGACTTTATTTTGCCTTAACACAGTTGACTCACAGGAACATCTctcaaaatcataaatttcaaGCTGTTGGACTTGGTGAGTGTGATTATGACTCAAGTCCTTTAGGTTGAAATTCAGTGGTTCCCTTCCTGATATCTCTCCCCCTTgcaaataaaaattagaaaaaagaagcATAGTTTTGCATTTGTGGTTTTTGACCCTTAAGTCTGTCACCATTCCTCTGATCATCTAAATTATTGGTGAGTTGAATTACTAGAAGCAAgctgtgatatttataacaaacaaaataaatattatggGATGAAAAAAATGTTCAGGCTATCCAAGATGATTGAAATCGCTCGATATTCGTGAATGTTTAATGCTAGTTTTGCCAATTATGCAAGGGTTAGTTAATTGTCGAGGATCAAAATTTGAAATCTGTAATGATAgatgaaattatatatttgaaaatgtgGAGATGAGTTTCATTCAGAACATTTTGCTgggttcttcttttctttccccgTTGATAGGATGGGCTTTTGCTGATTCTGTGCTACATAGATTGGCACCACTTTGGGTGGGAGCAAGGGGACTAGAATTCACTTGGGATTACATTCTGCAAGGCCTAGAAGCAAATGcaaatttggtatgtttatttCTTTAATGGTTCGAACATTGCTTTTTGGAACTTTTTTAGGCATTCTTCATTCTGCACAGTAGGTTTATTCGCAACTGTCTTTCCTAAATTAGAATAGTGATAGATATTAGAATTTGGTTTCTTTAATCAATTCCGAAATCACCACTTGTAGCTCTCGTTATGGACATCTTTATCCATTTCTCATTTCAGGTGTTGAGTATATCTCTTGCAGCATTGGGATCTTTGATTTGGCTCAGAAAGAACAAGCCCAAGACTTTGATTCCCATAATATATGCATGCGCTGGAATTGTTGCAACCATGCCATCCATTACAAGGTCTGTTTTAACTTGTCACAACATCTACCCTTAATTTAACCCCTCCCATGGACATCCTTAGATTATATGAATGGACTTTGCATTAAATTCTCAAGTGaaaataattttccttttatAGCTACCTAAGGCGAGGATTGGGATGGCACTTTCCAAAGGTGGTAGGCTTTGAGTTATTCACATCTTTGGTGATGGCTTTCATTAGTTGGCAATTGTTTTCTGCATGCCAAAGGCCTTACGTATGAGGAACAAAGTTGATTCCTTCTATGTCATCTGATGTTTGAAGCGATGCGATGCTCATTGCCTGTCAGTTCCTCTTTTTTCCCTCAGGCTGCTCTGTTGTCTCCTAAGAAATTCCGGTTACCTTCTAGCTTTGTAGTTTAAAAGTTCGGT
The sequence above is drawn from the Gossypium hirsutum isolate 1008001.06 chromosome A05, Gossypium_hirsutum_v2.1, whole genome shotgun sequence genome and encodes:
- the LOC107887025 gene encoding transmembrane protein 147, which gives rise to MTMFHFFNCAILAFGPHAVYYSATPLSEYDTLGTSVKAALVYLGTALVKLVCLATFLQVSENDGFDPYQELLKALIGFIDVAGLYFALTQLTHRNISQNHKFQAVGLGWAFADSVLHRLAPLWVGARGLEFTWDYILQGLEANANLVLSISLAALGSLIWLRKNKPKTLIPIIYACAGIVATMPSITSYLRRGLGWHFPKVVGFELFTSLVMAFISWQLFSACQRPYV